In a genomic window of Sporosarcina trichiuri:
- a CDS encoding putative holin-like toxin, whose translation MTSYEAVSLMIGFGSLITAVLALSYTFSRKK comes from the coding sequence ATGACATCATATGAAGCAGTCAGCCTGATGATCGGCTTTGGCAGCCTGATCACAGCAGTTCTCGCTTTGTCATATACTTTTTCAAGAAAAAAGTAA
- a CDS encoding HesB/YadR/YfhF family protein — protein MEIRITQKAADWFKEEMDAERGEAVRFFARYGGSSPLHEGFSLGVTKEQPDEAAVEAETDGIRFYIESRDVWYFDSHDLHVDVDDTMGELKFGYVRS, from the coding sequence ATGGAAATCCGGATTACACAGAAGGCGGCTGATTGGTTCAAGGAAGAAATGGATGCAGAACGCGGCGAGGCTGTCCGGTTTTTCGCACGCTATGGCGGCAGCAGTCCGCTCCATGAGGGCTTTTCGCTCGGCGTGACGAAGGAGCAGCCGGACGAAGCTGCCGTGGAAGCGGAAACGGACGGCATACGGTTCTATATTGAATCCCGGGACGTGTGGTATTTCGACAGCCACGATCTCCATGTCGATGTGGATGATACGATGGGTGAGCTGAAGTTCGGCTATGTCCGGAGCTGA
- the plsY gene encoding glycerol-3-phosphate 1-O-acyltransferase PlsY has protein sequence METVIVLVLAYVIGSLPSALWIGKLFFKTDIRQHGSGNMGATNTFRVLGKKAGIFVTAFDILKGTAAVLLVSLPAFSDVHLHPLLVGMAAVIGHIFPVFAGFKGGKAVATSGGVLLGYSWPVFVLVILTFLLALKITKMVSLSSIIVAAMGAVYGFIYYLMTGDIYLEAVIVLMGVFIVIRHRANIGRIKAGTEPKVKWL, from the coding sequence ATGGAGACTGTAATTGTTCTAGTACTTGCATATGTGATCGGCTCCCTGCCGTCCGCACTCTGGATCGGCAAGCTGTTCTTCAAGACGGATATACGCCAGCACGGCAGCGGCAACATGGGGGCGACCAACACGTTCCGGGTACTCGGAAAAAAAGCCGGTATCTTCGTGACAGCGTTCGATATCCTGAAAGGGACTGCCGCTGTACTGCTCGTATCGCTTCCTGCGTTCAGTGATGTGCACCTCCACCCGCTCCTTGTCGGGATGGCAGCGGTCATCGGGCATATCTTTCCGGTGTTTGCAGGGTTCAAAGGAGGAAAGGCGGTCGCGACGTCCGGCGGTGTGCTGCTCGGCTACAGCTGGCCGGTCTTCGTGCTCGTCATTCTGACGTTCCTTCTCGCACTGAAGATCACGAAGATGGTCTCGCTCAGTTCCATCATCGTTGCGGCGATGGGGGCTGTTTACGGATTCATCTATTACCTGATGACAGGTGACATCTACTTGGAGGCGGTCATCGTGCTGATGGGCGTGTTCATCGTAATCCGCCACCGTGCCAATATCGGGCGTATCAAGGCAGGAACCGAGCCGAAAGTGAAGTGGCTGTAA
- the parE gene encoding DNA topoisomerase IV subunit B produces MTKQQELNVYNDDSIQVLEGLEAVRKRPGMYIGSTDSRGLHHLVFEIVDNAVDEALSGYGSEIDVIIHEDNSISVRDFGRGMPTGTHRTGKPTTEIILTVLHAGGKFGQGGYKTSGGLHGVGASVVNALSEWLDVTIHRDGKIFRQRFEHGGKPATGLEVIGKAKDTGTTIHFKPDASIFSTTKYQYDILAERLRESAFLLKGLKIVLTEESTGKTETFHYETGIKAFVSYLNEEKDTLHEVAYLEGESDGIEVEYAFQFNDGYSETILSFVNNVRTKDGGTHETGAKTAMTRVFNEYARKTGLLKEKDKNLDGADIREGIAAIVSVRIPEEILQFEGQTKGKLGTSEARTVTDAVISQHLLYFLEENAELSANLIRKAVRAHQAREAARKAREDARSGKKRKKGDTLLSGKLTPAQSKNAKKNELYLVEGDSAGGSAKQGRDRTFQAILPLRGKVINTEKAKLEDIMKNEEINTIIHTIGAGVGADFTIDDAAYDKVIIMTDADTDGAHIQVLLLTFFYRYMKPLIEAGKVYIALPPLYKVSKGTGKKEKIEYAWTERDLDAAIKKVGKGYILQRYKGLGEMNAGQLWETTMNPETRTLIRVTIEDGAQSERRVTTLMGDKVEPRRRWIEHNVDFGLEEDKTILENEFLHMEEETE; encoded by the coding sequence TTGACGAAACAACAAGAATTGAATGTGTATAATGATGATTCCATCCAAGTGCTCGAAGGCCTGGAAGCCGTCCGCAAACGGCCCGGGATGTATATCGGTTCCACGGACAGCCGCGGGCTGCACCATCTTGTGTTCGAGATTGTCGACAACGCGGTCGATGAGGCTTTGAGCGGCTACGGATCGGAAATCGATGTGATCATCCATGAAGACAACAGTATCAGCGTCCGGGATTTCGGACGCGGCATGCCGACCGGCACGCATAGGACAGGGAAGCCGACGACGGAGATCATCCTTACTGTCCTTCACGCCGGCGGGAAGTTCGGCCAGGGCGGCTACAAGACAAGCGGCGGCCTGCATGGCGTCGGCGCTTCCGTCGTCAATGCCTTATCCGAATGGCTCGACGTGACGATCCACCGGGACGGTAAGATTTTCCGTCAGCGGTTCGAACATGGCGGGAAACCGGCAACCGGGCTTGAAGTGATCGGGAAAGCCAAAGACACCGGCACGACCATCCATTTCAAGCCGGATGCGTCGATTTTCTCGACGACGAAATACCAATATGACATTCTTGCGGAACGTCTGCGGGAGTCGGCATTCCTGCTGAAAGGGCTGAAAATCGTCCTGACGGAAGAGAGTACAGGGAAGACCGAGACATTTCACTACGAAACGGGCATCAAAGCGTTCGTCTCCTATCTGAACGAAGAGAAGGACACGCTTCATGAAGTCGCGTATCTTGAAGGCGAATCGGACGGCATCGAAGTGGAATATGCATTCCAGTTCAATGATGGATATTCCGAAACGATCCTGTCGTTCGTCAATAATGTGCGGACCAAGGACGGCGGCACGCACGAAACGGGTGCCAAAACGGCGATGACCCGTGTATTCAACGAATATGCGAGGAAGACCGGGCTGTTGAAGGAAAAAGATAAGAATCTCGATGGTGCGGATATCCGGGAGGGGATCGCAGCCATCGTTTCGGTGCGCATACCGGAAGAGATCCTCCAGTTCGAAGGGCAGACGAAAGGGAAGCTCGGCACGAGCGAGGCGCGGACCGTCACGGACGCCGTCATTTCCCAGCATCTGCTCTATTTCCTCGAGGAGAATGCTGAACTGAGCGCCAATCTGATCCGGAAAGCTGTACGTGCCCACCAGGCGCGTGAGGCGGCCCGTAAAGCGCGGGAAGACGCGCGTTCAGGCAAGAAGCGCAAGAAAGGCGACACACTGCTTTCCGGCAAACTGACACCCGCTCAGTCGAAGAATGCAAAGAAGAACGAATTGTACCTTGTGGAGGGCGACTCTGCCGGCGGGTCTGCCAAACAGGGACGGGACCGTACATTCCAGGCGATCCTGCCGCTGCGCGGAAAAGTCATCAACACCGAAAAAGCAAAACTCGAAGATATCATGAAAAACGAAGAGATCAACACGATCATCCATACAATCGGCGCAGGCGTCGGTGCGGATTTCACAATCGACGATGCCGCCTATGACAAAGTCATCATCATGACAGATGCCGATACGGACGGCGCGCATATCCAAGTGCTTCTGCTGACGTTCTTCTACCGGTATATGAAACCGCTGATCGAAGCGGGGAAAGTGTACATCGCCCTGCCGCCGCTCTACAAAGTCTCGAAAGGCACAGGCAAGAAAGAGAAGATTGAATATGCCTGGACGGAGCGCGACTTGGATGCGGCCATCAAAAAGGTCGGCAAAGGCTACATCCTTCAGCGCTATAAAGGTCTCGGGGAGATGAACGCCGGCCAGCTGTGGGAAACGACCATGAATCCTGAGACGCGCACGCTGATCCGCGTCACCATCGAGGACGGCGCACAGTCCGAACGGCGTGTCACGACGCTCATGGGCGATAAGGTCGAACCGCGCCGCCGCTGGATCGAACACAATGTCGACTTCGGTCTCGAAGAAGATAAGACCATCTTGGAAAACGAATTCCTGCATATGGAGGAGGAAACTGAATGA
- the parC gene encoding DNA topoisomerase IV subunit A has product MNAAERFQDLPLEEVIGDRFGRYSKYIIQDRALPDARDGLKPVQRRILYAMYNEGNTHDKAFRKSAKTVGNVIGNYHPHGDSSVYEAMVRMSQEWKLRHLMIEMHGNNGSVDGDSAAAMRYTEARLSAIAGVMLNDLNKETVDFIPNFDDTEPEPTVLPARFPNLLVNGSTGISAGYATDIPPHALHEAIDAVLMRMENPEASVEELMTVLKGPDFPTGGIIQGTDGIKAAYETGKGRVIVRSKTEIESLKAGKSQIVITEIPYDVNKANLVKKMDELRLDRRLDGISEVRDESDRTGLRIVVELKKDIPADPILRYLLKNTDLQVAYNFNMVAIADRRPKLMTLPTLLDAYIEHQKDVVTRRSEFDIRKAKDRLHIVDGLIKALSILDDVIRTIRESNDKRDAKNNLIARFGFSEVQAEAIVSLQLYRLTNTDITELKKEEEQLRKQIEELNAILTSPKKLSRVIEKELHAVRKQFAEPRNSVIEEKIEDLKVDLDILVPSEEVVVSVTKEGYVKRTSMRSYGASNGAGMDMKESDYPLFEQTMNTQHHLLLFTSLGNYIYQPVHELPDIRWRDLGQHISSIVSLEPGETLVAAIGLEAFDDVHSLLTVTANGFIKLSKLADYQVQRYGRSYKAMNVKKGDRLIDVRLVKGSEDVVLVTHQAYILRFPLSEISTTGVRTAGVKGINLKTDDYVAALDVITDSTASIVVATQRGSVKRTALKEIEIGGRAQRGLMILKELKKNPYRVIGARLTDPAETLILSAEHEPRIEVDAGKLRLSDRLSNGSTLSDEAKNGKAVRLYYEPKAKTDKPDSK; this is encoded by the coding sequence ATGAATGCAGCAGAACGCTTTCAGGATCTTCCGCTAGAGGAAGTCATCGGCGACCGTTTTGGCCGCTACAGTAAATACATCATCCAGGACCGGGCGCTGCCTGATGCGCGCGACGGCCTGAAACCGGTGCAGCGGCGGATCTTGTACGCCATGTACAACGAAGGGAACACGCATGACAAAGCATTCCGGAAATCGGCGAAAACAGTCGGGAATGTCATCGGCAACTATCATCCGCATGGCGATTCGTCCGTGTATGAAGCGATGGTGCGGATGAGCCAGGAATGGAAACTGCGTCATCTGATGATCGAGATGCACGGCAATAACGGATCGGTCGACGGTGACTCGGCAGCTGCCATGCGGTATACCGAAGCCCGGCTGTCCGCCATTGCAGGCGTGATGCTGAACGACCTGAACAAGGAAACCGTCGACTTCATCCCGAACTTCGATGATACCGAGCCGGAGCCGACCGTACTGCCGGCGCGGTTCCCGAACCTTCTCGTCAATGGATCGACCGGCATCTCGGCAGGCTACGCGACGGACATCCCGCCGCATGCACTCCACGAAGCGATCGATGCTGTCCTCATGCGGATGGAAAATCCTGAAGCATCCGTCGAAGAGCTGATGACCGTACTGAAAGGGCCGGATTTCCCGACAGGCGGCATCATCCAGGGGACCGACGGCATCAAAGCCGCTTATGAAACCGGCAAAGGTCGTGTCATCGTCCGTTCGAAGACGGAGATCGAATCCTTGAAGGCCGGCAAATCCCAGATCGTCATCACGGAAATCCCATATGACGTCAACAAGGCGAACCTGGTCAAGAAGATGGATGAACTCCGTCTTGACCGCCGCCTCGACGGTATTTCCGAAGTGCGCGATGAATCGGACCGCACAGGACTCCGGATTGTCGTCGAACTGAAGAAGGACATCCCGGCAGATCCGATCCTCCGGTATCTGCTGAAAAACACGGATCTGCAGGTTGCCTACAACTTCAACATGGTGGCGATCGCCGACAGACGTCCAAAACTCATGACACTTCCGACGCTGCTCGATGCGTATATCGAGCACCAGAAGGACGTCGTCACACGCCGTTCCGAATTCGATATCCGGAAGGCGAAAGACCGTCTCCATATTGTCGACGGACTCATCAAGGCGCTCTCCATCCTCGACGACGTCATCCGGACAATTCGGGAGTCCAACGATAAACGGGATGCGAAAAACAACCTGATCGCCCGTTTCGGCTTCTCCGAAGTGCAGGCGGAGGCGATCGTCTCGCTGCAGCTGTACCGTCTGACAAATACGGATATTACGGAACTGAAAAAGGAAGAGGAGCAGCTGAGGAAGCAGATCGAGGAACTGAACGCAATCCTCACGAGTCCGAAGAAACTGTCCCGCGTCATCGAGAAGGAACTGCATGCGGTGCGCAAACAGTTCGCGGAACCGCGGAACTCGGTCATCGAAGAGAAGATCGAAGACTTGAAAGTCGATCTCGATATTCTCGTACCGAGCGAGGAAGTTGTCGTTTCCGTCACAAAGGAAGGCTACGTCAAACGCACGAGCATGCGGTCGTACGGGGCCTCGAACGGTGCGGGCATGGATATGAAGGAGTCAGATTATCCGCTGTTCGAACAGACGATGAATACGCAGCATCATCTGCTGCTGTTCACGTCTCTCGGCAATTATATCTATCAGCCGGTCCACGAACTGCCGGATATCCGCTGGCGGGACCTCGGCCAGCACATTTCGAGCATCGTTTCACTCGAGCCGGGTGAGACGCTTGTGGCGGCGATCGGCCTCGAAGCATTCGATGATGTCCATTCCCTTCTTACTGTGACAGCGAATGGGTTCATCAAACTGTCAAAGCTCGCTGATTATCAAGTCCAGCGGTATGGCCGCTCCTACAAGGCGATGAATGTGAAGAAAGGCGACCGGCTGATCGACGTGCGCCTCGTCAAAGGCAGTGAAGATGTTGTCCTGGTGACCCATCAGGCATACATCCTCCGATTCCCGCTGAGTGAAATCAGTACGACAGGCGTCCGTACAGCCGGTGTCAAAGGCATCAACCTGAAGACCGATGACTATGTGGCGGCGCTCGATGTCATCACCGACAGCACTGCCTCCATTGTCGTTGCAACACAGCGCGGATCCGTCAAACGGACCGCCCTGAAGGAAATTGAGATCGGCGGCCGGGCGCAGCGCGGCCTGATGATCCTCAAGGAACTGAAGAAGAATCCGTACCGGGTGATCGGCGCCAGACTGACGGATCCTGCCGAAACGCTGATCCTGTCCGCGGAGCACGAACCGCGCATCGAAGTGGACGCCGGCAAACTCCGTCTTTCAGACCGGCTGTCGAATGGCAGCACGCTGTCCGACGAAGCGAAAAACGGCAAAGCTGTCCGGCTCTACTATGAACCGAAAGCGAAGACCGATAAACCGGATTCGAAGTAA
- a CDS encoding MFS transporter produces the protein MWKNRNVWIILSGELIAGIGLWTGIIGNLEFMQGLIPSDFVKALILSVGLLAGILAGPLAGRIIDQQPKKRILIIAGAGRLVSVVFMLIAIAAGSVWWMLAFVISIQLAATFYFPALQAAIPLVVREGELLTMNGLHMNVATIARVSGTALAGVILVYWSLSSLYWISIAAYAILLVFTFMLTIDEGKGEGSTGTAGTPNSGFMDVFPVLKMYPAVGMTLIMTLIPLLFLGAFNLIVINISEIQQSASIKGLIYTCEGVAFMVGSFAVKRIAMKWQTAKILFFFAGMVGVAEFILFFTESQFAVLTAFSLLGFSLGCFFPTAMVVFQKQMPKAYHGRFFSFRNMLERVMFQVVLLAAGALLDIVGMQVMVMSFGMISIGLTAIFYVQMRRRNIDLEEPEVETEPVMPVKPAT, from the coding sequence CTGTGGAAAAACCGAAATGTCTGGATTATTCTATCGGGGGAGCTGATTGCGGGAATCGGGCTGTGGACCGGAATCATCGGCAATCTGGAATTCATGCAGGGCCTGATCCCATCCGACTTCGTCAAAGCACTCATCTTATCCGTCGGCCTGTTAGCCGGCATCCTGGCCGGACCGCTCGCCGGCAGGATCATCGACCAGCAGCCGAAGAAACGGATTCTGATCATTGCGGGCGCCGGACGGCTCGTCAGTGTCGTCTTCATGCTCATTGCGATCGCTGCAGGCTCCGTCTGGTGGATGCTCGCCTTCGTCATCAGCATCCAGCTGGCCGCCACCTTCTATTTTCCGGCACTGCAGGCGGCCATCCCGCTTGTCGTAAGGGAAGGGGAGCTGCTGACGATGAACGGGCTCCATATGAATGTTGCGACGATCGCCCGGGTCTCCGGGACTGCGCTCGCCGGCGTGATTCTCGTCTATTGGTCGCTGTCGTCACTCTATTGGATATCAATTGCCGCCTACGCCATATTGCTCGTCTTCACATTCATGCTGACGATCGATGAAGGGAAGGGGGAAGGGAGCACCGGAACGGCCGGTACACCAAACAGCGGATTCATGGATGTTTTTCCTGTGCTGAAGATGTATCCGGCGGTCGGTATGACACTGATCATGACCCTCATCCCGCTGCTGTTCCTCGGGGCGTTCAACCTGATTGTCATCAATATCAGTGAGATCCAGCAGTCTGCATCCATCAAAGGACTGATCTATACATGTGAAGGCGTCGCGTTCATGGTGGGATCATTCGCCGTCAAACGGATTGCGATGAAATGGCAGACCGCAAAAATCCTGTTTTTCTTTGCAGGCATGGTAGGGGTTGCTGAGTTCATCTTGTTCTTCACAGAGAGCCAGTTCGCCGTACTGACTGCGTTTTCCTTGCTCGGATTCAGTTTAGGCTGTTTTTTCCCGACAGCGATGGTCGTCTTCCAGAAACAGATGCCGAAAGCATACCATGGCCGGTTTTTCTCATTCCGCAATATGCTGGAACGGGTCATGTTCCAGGTCGTACTGCTGGCGGCGGGGGCGCTGCTGGATATTGTCGGGATGCAAGTGATGGTGATGAGTTTCGGTATGATCAGCATCGGATTGACCGCAATATTCTACGTGCAGATGAGACGGCGTAACATCGATCTGGAAGAGCCGGAAGTTGAAACCGAACCGGTTATGCCGGTGAAACCAGCAACGTGA
- a CDS encoding rRNA methyltransferase has translation MWINRDGQLYQAADETRVKFRTSLSAKVLEELKQRADEHGTFVNYLLEDGLKELLQQETIHFTKDMRPKDRIQYKTTYDEVLLEQVRAAAKEHKLYINDVIEAGVQFIDVERAKRGQHRYRIE, from the coding sequence ATGTGGATCAACCGGGACGGACAGTTGTATCAGGCAGCCGATGAGACGCGGGTCAAATTCCGCACATCACTCAGCGCGAAAGTACTGGAAGAGCTGAAACAGCGAGCCGATGAACACGGTACGTTTGTGAATTATTTGCTGGAAGACGGATTGAAAGAACTGCTGCAGCAAGAAACGATCCATTTTACGAAAGATATGCGGCCGAAAGACCGGATCCAGTATAAGACGACGTATGACGAAGTGCTGCTCGAGCAAGTGCGTGCAGCTGCGAAAGAGCATAAGCTGTATATCAATGATGTGATTGAAGCCGGTGTGCAGTTCATCGATGTGGAACGTGCAAAAAGGGGGCAGCATCGGTATCGTATTGAGTAA
- a CDS encoding GNAT family N-acetyltransferase — MGTIEITVLRTEEELLEGFPIMNQLRTHLNEKEYLELVYESEAKERYQLLGLRDDGILKALIGFKPMITLYYGRSLWVCDLVTDSAARSKGYGDQLLTHVEKWGKEHHYESIALSSGIQRTDAHRFYEEKMHYHKVSMVFKKNF; from the coding sequence GTGGGAACAATCGAGATCACCGTTTTACGTACCGAAGAGGAATTGCTGGAAGGGTTTCCGATCATGAACCAGCTGCGGACACATCTGAACGAAAAAGAATATCTGGAACTCGTCTACGAGTCGGAAGCGAAAGAACGGTACCAGCTGCTCGGCCTGCGGGATGACGGTATCCTGAAGGCGCTGATCGGCTTCAAGCCGATGATCACGCTGTATTACGGCAGATCGCTCTGGGTCTGCGATCTCGTGACCGACAGTGCTGCACGTTCAAAAGGCTATGGTGACCAGCTGCTGACCCATGTCGAGAAGTGGGGAAAAGAGCATCACTACGAATCGATCGCACTGTCGTCAGGCATCCAGCGGACCGATGCGCACCGTTTTTATGAAGAGAAGATGCACTATCATAAGGTCAGCATGGTGTTCAAAAAGAATTTCTGA
- a CDS encoding ATP-binding cassette domain-containing protein, producing MLEVAISKQLGHFKLEVEFEAGEEIIVLAGPSGAGKTSILQVIAGLTHPDSGSITLNGRRFCGGPGRPLPARDRNIGYLFQDYALFPHMTVERNILYGVGKDQLADARPVINQLQEVLGIGHLLKKYPHQISGGEKQRVALARALAAEPDLLLLDEPLSALDEETREECQDELLRLHELWNIPFIVVTHSRSEAEKLGDRILRLKKGSLVEESRGTI from the coding sequence GTGCTGGAAGTTGCGATCAGTAAACAGCTTGGCCATTTTAAACTGGAGGTAGAATTCGAGGCTGGCGAGGAGATCATCGTCCTGGCAGGTCCTTCCGGGGCAGGGAAGACATCGATCCTGCAGGTGATTGCAGGCCTCACACACCCGGACAGCGGCAGCATCACGCTGAACGGAAGGCGATTTTGCGGCGGGCCGGGAAGACCGCTGCCTGCCCGGGACCGCAATATCGGCTATCTGTTCCAGGACTATGCGTTGTTTCCGCATATGACCGTCGAACGCAATATACTGTACGGAGTGGGAAAAGACCAGCTTGCAGACGCCCGGCCCGTCATCAACCAGCTCCAGGAAGTGCTCGGTATCGGTCACCTGCTGAAGAAATATCCCCATCAGATCTCAGGCGGCGAAAAGCAGCGTGTCGCACTGGCGCGCGCACTCGCTGCGGAGCCCGATCTGCTGCTGCTGGATGAACCGCTGTCGGCACTTGACGAAGAGACCCGCGAGGAATGCCAGGATGAGCTGCTGCGGCTGCATGAGCTGTGGAACATCCCGTTCATCGTCGTGACACACAGCCGGTCGGAAGCAGAGAAGCTCGGGGACCGCATACTGCGGCTGAAAAAGGGCTCGCTTGTCGAAGAAAGTCGTGGAACAATATAG
- the modB gene encoding molybdate ABC transporter permease subunit, which yields MDMHPLLLSVKVAAISTVIVFIFGVFLAHLFAKHRFFGKSVLESLFLLPLVLPPTVVGFGLLLLFGKKGWIGSWLLETFDIQIVFTWTAAVIASVVVSFPLMYQSAAAAFENLDGKLEDAARTMGASEWRVFRTVTFPLAWPGLLAGLILSFARGLGEFGATLMLAGYIPGRTDTMPMAIYFAVEAGQMENASFWVIIITALGFSIILWLNWWSRRNLRRFAADKR from the coding sequence ATGGACATGCATCCGCTGCTGCTGTCCGTGAAAGTGGCGGCCATATCGACGGTGATCGTCTTCATATTCGGTGTATTTCTGGCCCATCTGTTCGCAAAACACAGGTTTTTCGGCAAATCGGTGCTGGAATCGCTGTTCCTGCTGCCGCTCGTCCTGCCGCCGACAGTTGTCGGGTTCGGCCTCCTGCTGCTGTTCGGCAAGAAGGGCTGGATCGGCAGCTGGCTGCTCGAGACGTTCGACATCCAGATCGTCTTCACATGGACCGCCGCTGTGATCGCCTCCGTGGTCGTCAGTTTTCCGCTCATGTACCAGAGTGCGGCGGCAGCCTTCGAAAACCTGGACGGGAAGCTGGAGGATGCCGCCCGGACGATGGGTGCTTCCGAGTGGCGGGTGTTCCGCACAGTGACCTTTCCGCTTGCATGGCCGGGTCTGCTTGCAGGACTCATCCTGTCGTTTGCCAGAGGACTCGGCGAGTTCGGTGCCACCCTCATGCTCGCCGGATACATACCAGGCAGGACGGACACGATGCCGATGGCCATCTACTTCGCCGTGGAAGCCGGTCAGATGGAAAACGCATCGTTCTGGGTCATCATCATCACAGCACTCGGGTTCAGTATCATATTATGGTTGAATTGGTGGAGCAGACGGAACTTGCGCCGGTTTGCCGCCGACAAACGTTAG
- the modA gene encoding molybdate ABC transporter substrate-binding protein, whose translation MKRALAAGLAAAVLVLLAACTNTEDSDEKGNAPDNVELRISAAASLTDALDDFKKTYEEKHEGVKLTFMYGGSGKLATAIENGAPADLFLSASKKDMDTLDGKGLIDGPTRKDFTTNTLVLITNEGTADPITSFKDIDPADIDHFVIGEPGSVPVGRYTKKVFESLGLWRKMQDKLVLASDVRQVLTQVELGNAEYGIVYSSDAFISDKVKVVAEADPGWHTPIVYPGAVVKDSKHPEEAEKFFDELLGDEGQKVLEKYGFK comes from the coding sequence ATGAAGCGTGCGTTAGCAGCAGGGCTGGCGGCGGCCGTCCTGGTTTTGTTGGCAGCCTGTACTAATACAGAAGATAGTGATGAAAAAGGGAATGCCCCGGATAATGTCGAATTGCGTATATCAGCCGCTGCGAGTCTGACAGATGCCTTGGATGATTTCAAGAAGACATACGAAGAAAAACATGAGGGCGTTAAGCTGACTTTCATGTATGGGGGATCCGGCAAACTGGCAACAGCAATCGAGAACGGAGCGCCTGCCGATCTGTTCCTGTCCGCCAGCAAGAAGGATATGGATACACTGGATGGAAAGGGGCTCATCGATGGGCCGACACGGAAGGACTTCACAACGAACACACTTGTCCTCATCACAAATGAGGGCACAGCAGATCCGATTACAAGCTTTAAGGACATCGACCCGGCGGATATCGATCATTTCGTCATCGGCGAGCCTGGAAGCGTCCCGGTTGGCCGGTATACGAAAAAGGTTTTCGAGTCTCTCGGACTTTGGCGAAAGATGCAGGACAAACTTGTGCTGGCTTCGGATGTCCGGCAGGTGCTGACACAAGTGGAGCTCGGGAACGCGGAATATGGTATTGTTTATTCAAGTGATGCATTCATCTCGGACAAGGTCAAAGTGGTAGCGGAAGCGGACCCGGGCTGGCATACCCCGATCGTGTACCCGGGAGCGGTCGTGAAAGATTCCAAGCATCCCGAAGAAGCGGAGAAGTTCTTTGACGAATTACTGGGGGATGAAGGCCAGAAGGTACTGGAGAAATACGGCTTCAAGTAA